TGCCTTCGTCTCCGACACCTGGAGGGGAGGCGAGACGAGCGCGAGGTCTCCGGCCACCTTGTTGTTCGGTCCGCGGAAGAACCAGTTCGTGCCCGTCGAATCGAGCTGGCGCGTCCACTGTGAGAGGCTCGTCGGGCTGGCCGTGATGGTCCACGGATGATCGGGTGCCTCCACCGTCTCGAGGGTGCTCGTCCCCGGCAGATAGTCCGTGTTCACCCGGTACACCGCCGTGTGCGTCTTGTCCCCAGGCACCTGCTGCTCTTTATCGCGGTAGTCGATGCGCAGGGAGACGTCGCGTGGCTTGGCGGAACCCACGAGCTTCATCGTCAGCTCCGCGCTGGTGAGCTTGCCTGGCTCCGAGGCGGGAAAGGTCACCTCCTGTCCCTTGGGGAAGGAGACGTCCGGGTCCACGCTGGAGAGCGTCATGCTCGTCTGAGTGAGCTTCTCGGTGCCGTTGTTGCGCAGCGTGACGTGCACGCGCGCGGTCTCGCCCGTGTCGAGCACTCCGTCATCGTCACAGGAGTCCGCCGTCCCCGTGGAATCGAGCAGCTCCACGCTGACGAACGTCACGTCCTTGCCCGTGGCGAAGCTGAAGGCTTCCACCGGAGCGAGCAGGAGGAGACCCACCACTGCGGCGACGCATGGTTTCAAAGTACGGCCTCCAGGGTTCAGGCGCGAGCCCCGATTCTAGCCCCCTGGCTCGAGAATTTCACAGGAGGGAAGCCCTCGCTCCGACAACCCGGGGACCCCCAGGGAGCCGCTGCTGGAGGTGGCCTCGTCCCGAGTCTGGTAACGTGGGCTGTACCCACGTGACGCGGGTCCGGCTCACGGGCCCTGCACGGGGGGAATCCGCATGGACACTCGACCCGAGGTCGTTCGTTTTCGTACCCCCGCCGAGAGCGGAGAGGCGCGTGAGGTCGCCGCCTGGCGCGTGGGCCCGGACCTCTACCTGACGGCTTGCTCCCACTTGCTGGGAGCTCAGCACCGGGACGTGCGGCGCGTGGTGGTCCGAGCAGCCGGGCAGGCGGAGCAGGTGCTCGTCCTGACATCGGATGACGAGGCCAATCTGGCGCTGTTGGCCCCCGCGGTGGAGGGCGGCGCTCCGATTGGCGGCTCGGACCTCGTCGTCGAGGTACTGGGGACCACGGCGGACGCGAAGGATCAGTGGTCCCTGTTGGCGGATGCGCCGATGGAGAGTGCGAGCTGCCTCGTGCACCTCTCCTCCGCGCAGGGCGGACAGCCTTTCCTGGGCCGGCTCCGCCCGGAGGGGGACGTGCTGGAGGTGACGACGAGCCCGGATGCCGGCGTGGACATGCGGGAGCTGCCGGGCTGCCCCGTGGTGCGGGGTGGCAAGGTGGTGGGGCTGGTGACCCAGCGGACGCGAGAGGAGGGCCGGGTGCTCGCCGTCACGGCCTCGACCCTCCTGTCTCTCTGGAACCGGCGATGTGGTGCCGGACAGCAGGGATGGCGGCAGCGGAGCTTCGCCTATGGGACCATCAAGCTGTTCGTGGCGGCCATCGCGGACGCGGAGGTCTGGAAGCGCGAACTCTCCTCCGTGGACCCTCGGCTGGCGTTGGACTTCGGGGCCTACCAGCTCTCGGTGCAGCAGGCCCAGCAGATGCCTCTGCTCATCTTCCTGCTGCGATGCTTGTTGGGGCCGCTCGTCACGGTGCTCCTGTTCGATCTGGCGCTCACGGGCCAGTTCCTCGTCTACGCCGACGTGTTTCCCCCTGGAGTGATGGCGGGGATGACGCGGGAGCTCACGATGTCCTACTGCATCGCGATCGTGGGAGCGCTGGGGCTCAGCCTGCTCACGGGGGTGGGAGCCGCCGTGGGCGCGGCGACGTTGGGAGGCCTCGCGGGCGCGGTCGCGGTGCTCGTGTCGATCCCCTTGAGGGAGAGCTCCTGGATCGTGGCGGGCATCACCCTGGGCACCATGTGTGGGACGGCCTGTGGTGTGCTGTGGATGCAGCGGGCCGAAACCCGAGTCATGCCCACCCGGGATCAGGTGCTGGCGGTGGCGTGGGGACTGGCGGAGAGCCTCGTCCTGGTCGCCTCGCTGAGCCTCATCAGCCTCCAATTCGTCCAGGCCCAGCTGTACTGGGGCATGGAGCGGGAGCGGGCGATGGGGGCCGTGCTCGGCCTGCTGCTCGTCACCCCTTGCTTGCTGGCCTTCTTCCTGCGGCGGCGGGAGGCGCCAGGGCAATGGTTCGGGACCGTCCTGCTGGGCATGGTCGCGGTGTTCGCCTTTCTCGGGGCCGTCCTCCAGCCCATCCTGGCCAGCTCCACTTCCTCCACTCTCGCGTTCGGCATGAGCGTGGGCCTGCTGGCGGGAGTCGCCGTCTGTGGGCTCTTCAGCATGATGCATGCCCTGGCGGAGAACTTTGGCGCGGGCCCGTGGAGCGACCTGACTCCCGTTCTGGGCAACTGCCTGCTGCTGCCGCTGCTGGGCCTCGCGTACGCGGGCTCGGCGGGGCTGTTCCTGTCCCGTCTCTCCTGGTGCCTGCTCACCAGTGGCCTGCTGAGCTTCGTGCTGGTCACCGTCCGCAAGTGGGTGCCGATCCGGGCGCGTTACGTCGGCGCCGGCCAGCGTGGCTCGGGGCCAGGGGTCAGCTCGGGCGTGTCGTAGCGAGCCACCGGGAACTCCCGGGGTGGCGGCGTCAGCGTGTGCCCTGGGCTTTGCGCTGGGACGGAGGGAACCATGAGGGTGGATGTCTTCTCGGAGATGCAGTACCCGAAGGCGCTGTGGGGAGACGGGGGACACGAGCAACGGCTGATCCAGGAAACCCTGGAGCAGGCGAGGCTGGCCGACGAGCTGGGCTACGGGGTGTGGTGGCAGGTGGAGCACCATGGGGCGGCGGAGTTCAGCTACAGCTCGGCGCCCGAGGTGATGCTGACGGCCATCGCCATGAGCACGAGGAACCTGCACGTGGGCCACGCGTCGGTGCTGGCACCCGCGCGGTTCAACCACCCGATCCGCGTCGCCGAGCGAGCGGCTTTTCTCGATCACCTGAGCAGGGGGCGTTGCCAACTGGGCCTGGCGCGGAGCACCGTCCCCGAGTGGCGCAACTTCAACATCCCTCCGGACTCGACGCGGGGGCAGTTGCAGCAGGCCTTCGAGATGATTCCGAAGATGTGGACCCGGGAGGCGTTCTCCTGGGACAGCCCTGACTTCCAGATCAAGAACATCAACGTCGTGCCCAAGCCGTACCGCCAGCCTCATCCGCCGCTGTGGCAGGCCTGCTCCAGCCCGGCCTCGTTCGAGCAGGCGGGGCGCAACGGCGTGGGAGCGCTGGGGGTGACGCTGTGGGCCTCGTTGGAAGAGGCCGCGGAGATGATCCACCTCTACCGGGAAGCGCTGCGCACCCGGTGCGAGCCGGTGGGCGAGTTCGTGAACGACCAGGTGGCCTTCTTCACCTTCGTGCACTGCGCGGACAGCGAGCAGGAGGCCATGGAGAACGGCGCGGCGAGGGCAGCGGCCTGGTACACGAGCGGCTCCTTCACCTTTTTCGAGGCGAAGGAGCACTTCGTCAAGACGGCCGCCGAGCTCGAGGCGCTGGCGAAGGATCCCGCCGGCGGAGGGCTGACGGGCCAGTACCTGCGAAAGAAGGATCCGAACGCCCCTCAGTCCCGAGCCCAGCGGTTGCTCGGCCGGGTGATGTCGAACGAGGCCGTGCCGGACCAGGAGCTCTGGGAGGTGCTCAGCGAGCAGGAGTCGCTGATCGTCGGCACGAAGGATCAGGTCCGCCGGAGGATGAAGCGCTACGAGGCGCTCGGCATCGACGCCCTGATGTCCTTCCACCAGGTTGGTGCCCTCCGGCATGAGCAGGTCATGAAGAGCCTGCGTCTCACGGGCGAGCTGATTCCGGAGTTCAGCGCGCCGCGGGTGCCCTGATCAGGACAGATGCCGCTCCACCCCCGCGCCGTCCCCGTCGGTGGAGCGCGCGAGTTCGCTCCAGGTGGAGATCTCCGCGGCGACGCTCCGGTGCTTGCCTTCGATGCGCGCGAGCGTGTCGCTGCCGAGCGGCAGCCGCAGGGGCGGGTGGGTGGCGTTCGCGAGGGCGAGCATGGCCCTGGCCAGCTTCGCGGGGTCCCCCGGCTGCGCGTGGTTGAGCCGCGTGGCGGACTCGCGCGTGACGCCGGACGAGGCGGCGTAGTCGGCGATCGGCGCGGCCACCGCGAGGGAATGTCCGTCGAGGAAGTCGGTGCGGAAGAAGCCGGGCTCCACGACGGTCGCCTTGATGCCCAGCGGCGCGAGCTCGGCGGCCAGTGCCTCCGTGAGCCCCTCCACCGCGAACTTGGTGGCGCCGTAGACGCCCCAGCCCGGATAGGCCGCGTAGCCGCCGAGCGAGGAGATGTTGATCACATGCCCCGAGCGCTGACGCCGCATGTGCGGCAGCACCGCGCGGGTGACGTTCAGCAGCCCGAACACGTTGGTGGAGAACACGCGCTCGACCTCCCGGGCCGTGGCCTCCTCGACCGCGCCGAGCAGGCCGTAGCCGGCGTTGTTGAGCAGGACGTCGATGCGGCCGAAGCGTTGGATCGCCGCGTCGGCCGCGGCCCGGGCCTGCTCCTCCTGGGTGACATCGAGGCGGACGGCGAGCAGACGCGGGTGCTCCCCGAACTTCGCGGTGATGGTCGCCGGCTCCCGCGCCGTGGCCACGACGGCGTCGCCCGCGGCCAGGGCCTCGGCGGTGATCAGCGCTCCGAAACCACGAGAAGCTCCAGTAATGAACCAGATACGCATGATGAATACCCCTTGGGGTCGTCGCCGACGGAAGCGCCGGCGTTGCGAGACAGAAGGTAGAGGGGACCCGTTGTTGAGGGAATCACTTGAGTCCGCATCGAGCTGGTGAGTGGATTTCATCAATGAAGCCGATCGAGCCCATCGCCCTGTCGCCGTTCCTGGCCATCGCCACCCACCGCAGCTTCCGCCGGGCGGCGGTGGAGCTGGGGGTGTCGCCCTCGGCGCTGAGCCACTCGCTGCGCGGTCTCGAGGAGCAGCTCGGTGTGCGGCTCATCAATCGCACCACCCGGAGCGTCGCCCTGACGGAGGCGGGCGAGCGGCTCTTCGAGCGCATCCGCCCCGCCTTTCGCGACATCCGCGATGCGCTCGAGGAGCTGAATGACTTCCGGGGCCAGCCCACGGGCACGCTGCGCATCAACGCGGCCCGGACATCGGCCCAGCTGGCGCTGATGCCCGTGATCTCCCGGTTCGCGCGGGCCTATCCGGACGTGCGGGTGGAGATCCGGGTGGACGACGGCCTGAGCGACATCGTGGCGGAGGGCTTCGACGCCGGGGTGCGCCTCGGCGAGAACCTCGCTGCGGACATGCTCGCCGTTCCCCTGGGCCCCCGTCAGCGCTCCGCCGTCGTGGCCTCGCCGGAGTATTTCACGCGGCATGCCGTGCCCCGGACACCCTGGGAGCTGCGGGAGTTGCCATGCATCCGCTACCGTTTTCTCAGCGGCGCCTTCTATCGCTGGGAGTTCGAGCGTGACGGCGAGGAGGTGACGGTCGAGGTCGATGGACCCCTGACGTTCGGTGACCAGGGCTTCATGATCGATGCGGCGCTGGACGGCCTTGGCCTGGCCTATGTCTTCGAGGAGCTGGTGAGCACCTTGCTCGAGCAGGGCCGTCTGGTGCGGGTCCTCGAGGACTGGTGCCCCGACTATCCTGGCTTTTTTCTCTACTACCCCAGCCGCCGCCAGCTCCCGGTGGCGCTTCGGGCCTTCATTGATTTCATGAGGACCGGGCGGTCCGTCTAATTTCGACAGGGCTCACAGCTCCGCCATCGGATGGCCAGGGGCGCAATTCTGGTCTTCAAGCTTCCTGGTATTCGCGAAGGCTTTCTCTACTTCGGTAATGTGTTCTGTCTGGAGGACAGTCAGCCGCTCACCGCAGGCATGACCGAGCACCGCCTGGAGCGGGTACTGGGCCGAGTGGGCATCACGCTGCCGTACCGACCAGAGACGCCGGAGGGCTCACTTGAGGGCACATGTGGAAGCGGGGGCAAAAGAAAAGCCCAGCAACCCCGTAGGATTGCTGGGCTTCTCCGTGTGTCCCCGACGGGATTCGAACCCGTGGGCAGGGCGGAGACCTCCGAGCCGGGCGGCCTTCAGGGGGTCCGACGCTCGGAACCTTCAGCGTCGGCTCCAGCGGTTCTTGGGCCGCCCGAGCAGAATGTGGACCGGCAGCCTACAGAGGAGTCGTGAATGTTGCTGCGCTCGGGCCCGCCTTGGTAGGTTAGCTCCTCCATGCGCGCGCTCCCACTTTTCAGGTATGGCCTGTTGCTCGTCTTGCTGGGTGTCCCGGCGTTGGCCCGGGACGTGGACGAGAAGCTCACGATTCGCACGCTGAAGTACCAAGATCACCCGAGCCAGGAGCCATCTTCCATCTTCGTTGCCGGTCAGGTGGTGACGGCGCTCCGCTTCGAGAAAGAAGTTGATCCAGCGAAAACGAAGTTCCTCGCGTGGGAGGGGCGCTTTGAGCCCCCGCTCGTAGGCGGTAAGAAAGTGGTTCTAGAACCGCTGAGAGACCTCGGTAACGGCGAGTCGCTGCCCCTGCTCGTAACGCTCGTGGACGGAACGGAGTTCACGTTCCTTGTGAGGCCCAAGAGCCGCCAAGACTGGGGATGGATCGACTATCAGGTCAACGTGTTCAAGGACCCCGACAGTTACAACGCGGTTCTCTCTGGCCTTTATGACTCCCTCAAGAGGGAGCACACACTGAACGAGGAGAACGAGCGGCTCAAGCAGGAAGAAAATTCCATCGACCACGCCTACGCGACGCTGCTCGCAAACGGGCAGGTAAAGAAAACGCCGTTTCGCCGCAGATTGGTTTACCGGCCAAAAAATCAAGACATGGACATGGTCGTCGAAGTCTTCGAGGGTCCTGGCAAAGCGGCAGCGCTCGTCACCTTGAAGAACACCTACTACGGCGAGCCCTGGAAGTTCGATGGTGCCTACCTGACCCGTGACCTTACCCACTACACGCTTCGGCCTTTCGCGCTTCGCATGGACCGAAGCAGCATCGTCGAGGGGGAAACAGGGAGGATCGCGGTGGTAGCGGACAAGAGCGCCTTTCAGACCGACGACGGGCAGCTCACCGATCTCGCCCTCCAAATCTTCCGTGGTGATGGCCTGCTTCAAGTTTACGTGAGGATGGACCGCACGCTGATTCGGAAGTAGAGGTGCCGACCATGCACACCGCTAGAGTTCTCTTGCTCACCGCTACCATCCTGCTCGCCTTCTCAACCGGCTGCACTGGAAACGGCGTAACACTGCGCCCCGATGGCAGCCCGGGGCTACAGGAGTGCCCGGCGGAGTCAAAGAAGGCGATGCGCTACATGGGACTGCGTGTTGGGGACAGCGTGTTGGTGGATCTCGACGCGAACCAAACAGAGAGCCGACGAGTCACGCTCTACGATGGGCCCATTGAGAGTGTCACAAGGGAGGATTTCGGCCCGTTCACGGCGACGAGCCGCTTGTATGGGCAGGTTTGGACGAGCGGTCCGCAGGTTGTAATCCGTTACTACGAAGCGCAGTCGCCGACCGGCGAAAAAGTTCCCCTTTGTGCGGTGGCACGACTCGGTTATGACCAAATGCGGAAGTTGCCCGAGTCCAAAACTGGAACCGCCATCCTCGAAGGCTCTGTCGCAGCCGCGTTTATCGTTGATGCGTTCCGGTGATCCAATCGCTTGGCTTCCCCAGCCTCTGCGCCGCTACCACTGAAGAAGTTGCTTCACACGGTGGGTCTGATTACTGCTTGCTGCGCGTGCGTATCAATGAATTGCCCTGGCGTTTGTTGGGAATGAGTGGGGCTGTCGCTCATCCGCCGATTGACATGGCTTCTAAGTTCATGTCATCGGGTTCCGAGTTAGAAAGGTACCTGAGCGGCCGGATAACTGAGGCGACTCGGGTGCCTGGGAATAACCGTGCCCCGCGAGTAGCCGATGCAGAAAAGTGGCTTGTTGGTCGCGCGCAGTAGCGCTTCGATTGCGGCGCAGCGCCCCGCGTTGATGTCCATGGCGGACGCGCCCCAGCAGCACAAGACCGCTTCGGCATTGGCCACCATGGCCTTCAGGAACCGGTCAGTATGCCGATCCCACAAGACTAAGCTTGGCGCCTTGAGCTTGGAGGGATCCTTGTCGCAGTAGGAAAAGACGTTGGCCATGAGCAGCCGACTGTAGCCCCATTGCCGGGCGACATTGACCAATTTCGACACCGTATTGTCCGAGCCCTCTCGCGTGGCCGTTGACGGGTTGCAGCCGCAGGCCATCAGAATGCGTTCTGGCCCGTCGTCCTGACCGGCGCTGGCAGCTTCAAAACAGTAGTCAAGGTAGTAGCGGTGCCGCCCGTTCCGTGTATGGGGGGGCGAAGCAGTCCCGCGTCATCAGCACCTTCACGTTGCCCGCTTTGAACAGGAAAGAACGGCGGCCGGGCGGGAGCAGGGGCAGGGACATATGGTTGGAAGAGTCAGGATTAAGTTCCAGCGTACAGCAAAGCATACATGTATCGGCAGTGCGAAAGCTGAAGCTCGGACGCTCGGAGCGCGAACAGGCAAGACACCAGATGCCTCAACATTGCCTCAAGCTGGACTTGCAGCGCGGCAAGCTCCAGGTGCGCCGTTCCATCTGGCAGGGATGACTGGACTGCCCAAGGGCGGACGCGAGCGGACAGTGGACCTGCCGCGCTCGGCAGTGGACGCCCTCAAGGGACACCGGCACCTGCGCGGTCCCTACGTGTTCTGTCAGGAGGACGGCCAGTCACTGACCGCTGGCATGACGGAGCACCGACTGGAGCGGGCACTGGGCCGGGCGGGCATCACGCCGCCGTACCGACCAGAGACGCCGGAGGGCTCACTTGAGGGCACATGCGGAACCGGGGGTAAAAGAAAAGCCCAGCAACCCCGTAGGATTGCTGGGCTTTTCCGTGTGTCCCCGACGGGATTCGAACCCGTGTTACCGGCTTGAAAGGCCAGCGTCCTGGGCCTCTAGACGACGGGGACGGCTCCTTCTACCTCTGTGAGTCGCGGGGGGCTCGAACCCCCGACCCTCGGCTTAAAAGGCCGGTGCTCTACCAGCTGAGCTAGCGACTCGCACTATTCTTTTTTACGGGACCCTCCGATTTCCGCAAGGCCCCTCGATGTGGCCACTCTCTACCAGCACTCGTTCCGGACTTCTACTCCCGATCCGGGTCCCTGTTTCCCGCCAACCTCCACGTGCCCCGCTCCCTCCGCTGGCTGGCGCTCCCCCCGCGAGGCGCTATACCGGAAGCATGCGCCGCGACAGCCGACACTCCGAGGGAGCACCCGAGGAACCCGACGACCTGGACCTGGAAGGGGAGGAGGACGAGGAGCCCGCCTCCAAACCCCGGCGCTACCTCACCCGGGCGGGGGCCGAGCGCATGCACAAGGAGCTGCTGCGGCTGCTCAACGAGGAGCGTCCCAAGGTCACCGCCGAGGTGTCCGCCGCGGCCGCCCAGGGAGATCGCTCGGAGAACGCCGAGTACATCTACGGCAAGAAGCGCCTGCGGGAGATCGACCGGCGGCTGCGCTTCCTCCAGAAGCGCCTGGACACCGCGACCATCGTCGTTCCGTCCGAGCAGACGGACACCGGGCACGTCTACTTCGGCGCCACGGTCACGCTCGAG
Above is a window of Cystobacter fuscus DNA encoding:
- a CDS encoding LLM class flavin-dependent oxidoreductase — protein: MRVDVFSEMQYPKALWGDGGHEQRLIQETLEQARLADELGYGVWWQVEHHGAAEFSYSSAPEVMLTAIAMSTRNLHVGHASVLAPARFNHPIRVAERAAFLDHLSRGRCQLGLARSTVPEWRNFNIPPDSTRGQLQQAFEMIPKMWTREAFSWDSPDFQIKNINVVPKPYRQPHPPLWQACSSPASFEQAGRNGVGALGVTLWASLEEAAEMIHLYREALRTRCEPVGEFVNDQVAFFTFVHCADSEQEAMENGAARAAAWYTSGSFTFFEAKEHFVKTAAELEALAKDPAGGGLTGQYLRKKDPNAPQSRAQRLLGRVMSNEAVPDQELWEVLSEQESLIVGTKDQVRRRMKRYEALGIDALMSFHQVGALRHEQVMKSLRLTGELIPEFSAPRVP
- a CDS encoding oxidoreductase, coding for MRIWFITGASRGFGALITAEALAAGDAVVATAREPATITAKFGEHPRLLAVRLDVTQEEQARAAADAAIQRFGRIDVLLNNAGYGLLGAVEEATAREVERVFSTNVFGLLNVTRAVLPHMRRQRSGHVINISSLGGYAAYPGWGVYGATKFAVEGLTEALAAELAPLGIKATVVEPGFFRTDFLDGHSLAVAAPIADYAASSGVTRESATRLNHAQPGDPAKLARAMLALANATHPPLRLPLGSDTLARIEGKHRSVAAEISTWSELARSTDGDGAGVERHLS
- a CDS encoding LysR family transcriptional regulator — protein: MKPIEPIALSPFLAIATHRSFRRAAVELGVSPSALSHSLRGLEEQLGVRLINRTTRSVALTEAGERLFERIRPAFRDIRDALEELNDFRGQPTGTLRINAARTSAQLALMPVISRFARAYPDVRVEIRVDDGLSDIVAEGFDAGVRLGENLAADMLAVPLGPRQRSAVVASPEYFTRHAVPRTPWELRELPCIRYRFLSGAFYRWEFERDGEEVTVEVDGPLTFGDQGFMIDAALDGLGLAYVFEELVSTLLEQGRLVRVLEDWCPDYPGFFLYYPSRRQLPVALRAFIDFMRTGRSV
- a CDS encoding DUF2381 family protein — protein: MRALPLFRYGLLLVLLGVPALARDVDEKLTIRTLKYQDHPSQEPSSIFVAGQVVTALRFEKEVDPAKTKFLAWEGRFEPPLVGGKKVVLEPLRDLGNGESLPLLVTLVDGTEFTFLVRPKSRQDWGWIDYQVNVFKDPDSYNAVLSGLYDSLKREHTLNEENERLKQEENSIDHAYATLLANGQVKKTPFRRRLVYRPKNQDMDMVVEVFEGPGKAAALVTLKNTYYGEPWKFDGAYLTRDLTHYTLRPFALRMDRSSIVEGETGRIAVVADKSAFQTDDGQLTDLALQIFRGDGLLQVYVRMDRTLIRK
- a CDS encoding serine/threonine protein kinase, which gives rise to MHTARVLLLTATILLAFSTGCTGNGVTLRPDGSPGLQECPAESKKAMRYMGLRVGDSVLVDLDANQTESRRVTLYDGPIESVTREDFGPFTATSRLYGQVWTSGPQVVIRYYEAQSPTGEKVPLCAVARLGYDQMRKLPESKTGTAILEGSVAAAFIVDAFR
- the greB gene encoding transcription elongation factor GreB; protein product: MRRDSRHSEGAPEEPDDLDLEGEEDEEPASKPRRYLTRAGAERMHKELLRLLNEERPKVTAEVSAAAAQGDRSENAEYIYGKKRLREIDRRLRFLQKRLDTATIVVPSEQTDTGHVYFGATVTLEDEDGGRVTYQIVGSDEIDTAGGRISVESPLARALLRKKVDDTVEVVRPRGEIEYTLVQIRYV